Genomic window (Hippoglossus stenolepis isolate QCI-W04-F060 chromosome 11, HSTE1.2, whole genome shotgun sequence):
aacatgattaaaataaactaaCCTTTGACACCATGCTGGTAGACATGAACTACCACCAGGGTCTGCCGATGTTCCTGCTCTATGACCTCCAGGAAGGCTTCCCCACTCTCAAGCTCGTGCACTTCTTCAAACCTCGGGCCGAAGCTCAAACGCTCGTGCATTTCCTGCATACAATTCTTCCTGTAGCGTTTCAGGCAGCGCTCGTCCTCATCCTGGATCATCTCGTACTCCTGAACGCTCATCTACACGTGAGGAAAAATGTTACTGCTTCACCTTTTTGACATTAACATAAATTATAAACAAGGCAACTTTGGCTGTGAACCAATGGTCCAGCCTGTGATTTTGATTCTTTTCCTCtgaacctttttgttttagtaCAACTGAGACTCTTGTATCCTTGTCATGAACTTTATGAGATATGTATACAATATGTGAGTCTCTGTGATTGTTTGTATCCACCTTTCTGTTGCCTCTGTCCTTGTCATCCTCTCTAGGGCTGGACATCTGTCTCAGCAGCTCTCTCTTGTTCTGAGGGACGGTCTGATCCACACTGTCCAACTTAAACCTCCGCCAGTCATTAATTACACCTTTAGGACCTGCAAGCACACAAAGAAATGACCACAAGCACCTTCATAGACATACTTAACATATAATGTACAGCATTAAAGGtagaaaaaacatcaaaagcaCATTGGTTAACACCTCAATTAAACTTTTCACACAGAATTAACATTCACTGGCTTGAGTTAAAATGGTTATCTTGTGTACTGTCTTACCCAAAAGTCAGAAACACAAGTTAGGCTTGTCTTCCATTTTAGAAATTGATGTCTACCTCATCTTTCTGATAGTTTGTCTCTGACCTGTGTGATTGGCAGGCAAGTCCTCTTCTTCCAGGGTAGGGCCAGACATCCTAGCagcctgcaacacacaaacaaatcacttAACCAGGCACATACACGCAGAAGTTGAGGTGATGCACCAGGTGAGAGCCATGTTACAGCCTAACTCTAACTCTCAATGCCGAATGAACGTTTATGACCTCAGTGCTGCTTCTTTACCAAACTGTGTCTGACAGAGTTACGTATATGCTTAATCTCGTAACTGTCCTACATGCATCTGATTTTGTACAATCTTCAATCTCATCTGCATGATACTCTTGGTTATAGTTCACTGAATGCACAGGTCCATGCAGTTGTCACAGCCACTTACTATGAGTCAGGCTGAAGATGATTGATCAGATTATGCAGAGATTAGCAGGAGTCTGACACACACCTGGGACATCTcagtatatgtgcatgtgtgtgacgtgacatttatttgaaagcTTTGCAAGCTCTGTAATTCTGTTTATcaagtttgattttattattgtgatCCTGACAATTTAAGAACAACCTCTGgtgacaaagagaaaatggGGAGTTTGTTTATAATTCAACAGACTATAGTCTTGAGTGTGGTTCTACTGCAACTTGTCATATTTGGGTTTATTTCCACACATtactttacttttctgtttgtcgAAGCTACTAAAATATGGGTTGAGGACTTCGCTTTATAATTTTGAATGAACCAACAGCATTTAAGAAGTACACGCTAGTCACCAGGAAGCTTTTATGCTGATACAGCTGAGCTGCACTTATCAACACTACGTCAGCCACAGGGAGCTAATTACATTGTGTACCAGCTTAGTTGAAAGCAGGGCATTGTTCttgcacctgtgtgtgtttgcgtgtttgcatgtgtgtgtgcaaaataattttgtgtgtgtgtgtgtgtgagcaagtTTATACAGTCAAGGATGGACTGCCAACAAACTTGGTGGAATTACTTGGAAGTTTCAAAATTATTACTTTAGACTGGTCATGTTCACCGCAAATAACAAGTCGGTTATTGAAGAGTCAATCTCAAgtttatattgatcagaaaactCTTCTCCACCATTTGATGATATATATGTGACAGAAAATGACATTATGTACAgttcaaatatattttacaggTATCTCTGCAGCCTTTAGGACTATAGAAACAAACTAAAGCTTATATAGATCGAAGAACTACagaatttataataatattgtaGGAAAGAcgtcatcatgatgtcactatGAAATCAGAAAATGATGTCATAAAGCTTAGATATGCATTAACTATTGCAACCGTGAGATTAGAGACGCAATCTTCATCTTATTTTGATGAACCATTTGTTATAATATAAATTACATCATACATGTCATCATAACGATGTAAAAGTTCGCTTTGCCTGATTGGGATAAAGTGCAAGCACAATATATACATCACCTCTCTGATGCTTTATACTTTATTATGTAACaggccttgagataatgtaagttgtgatttggcaccatacaaatacatttgaattgaattcaGCTGGATTCATTTGTTCAAATGCAGTTTAGATTTTAACCCTACAGCTCAAtggttttaaatacattataatgTGActtgaaaagtaaaagtaagtaagtaagtacatGCACCACAAAATATATGCATATTAGCAAATTATGTATgcacatatactgtaaatgtgaaatCACTATTGGAAGAAATAGCTACGGGGAAAAAGAGATGGTAAAGTAGAACTACAACAATAATtatccacagaaaatatttCTATATGAATTTGTTACAGAAAAATAGATCATGACTGTTTTGATAGTCACACATAAAATAGACTCAGTCTCTACCATATCTGTAGCTCCAGAAGACACATAACAAGACGTGCTGTACATTTATCTGCTTGGTACTTACCCACAACACACAGAGGTTGTTGCCTTTTTGTCCTGATTGAGGAGTGGAGGCTGTCGGCTTTAATCTCAGCTGATTTCTTGCTTAAGTATTTTGTTCAAGCTTCGTCTGTTGCATCTATTTGTTATCTTCTATCAGTGTAGACATTCACTGGGTGGTGTGTCCAC
Coding sequences:
- the LOC118117979 gene encoding phosducin; translated protein: MSGPTLEEEDLPANHTGPKGVINDWRRFKLDSVDQTVPQNKRELLRQMSSPREDDKDRGNRKMSVQEYEMIQDEDERCLKRYRKNCMQEMHERLSFGPRFEEVHELESGEAFLEVIEQEHRQTLVVVHVYQHGVKGCEQMNSCLDCLALEYSSIKFCRIDAVATGAAERFSSEVLPALLLYKAGELLGNFLAVTKHFSEDFFATDVEGFLNQYGLLPEKDFAACADDEDEGGDVE